In Bombus huntii isolate Logan2020A chromosome 3, iyBomHunt1.1, whole genome shotgun sequence, a single genomic region encodes these proteins:
- the LOC126863589 gene encoding serine/threonine-protein kinase mTOR — protein MSSTLVQQFVQRLKSRNEEIRNKAARDLCLYVKTELREASQEEITAFMDEFNHHIFEMVSGSDVNEKKGGILAIVCLIGADVGNINTRTIRFANYLRNLLPSNDVGVMELAAKTVGKLALVSGTYTAEYVEFEVKRAFEWLGGDRHEGKRHAAVLVLRELAVSMPTYFFQQVTPFFELIFNAIRDPKPVIREGAVEALRAALVVTAQRETAKQMHKSQWYKQCYDEIVSGFEEVYTRERGVNRDDRIHGSLLVLNELLRCSNIQWERNYETLMERLNCSTQQNENDILSLMPRLKTTIVSKWSSSSQNSTNSQQTLYPAHESAVCRCLMQERLDDIYNDVMNQRMSRNPHIQHALMMLLPRLAAFNKEKFTKDHLRESLTYLLMTLRSREKDRYAAFTTIGLIAVAVEDSINPYLSKIMEVIKNLLPSKETSTKKRGASLEPAVFVCITLLGHAVKQVIAADVRDLLESMLQTGLSPILTTSLRELAHSVPSLKPDISQGLLRMLSQVLMQKPLRHPGAPWTATSPISGPPTEVDIPSTVLALKTLGTFNFDGNPLLQFVRRCADHFLTSEQAEVRLEAVRTCSRLLRLALNQPGPTVTNTVSTVLGKLLVVGITDTDPDVRLWVLASLDDSFDIHLAQAENLSALFIAMNDEMFEIRELAIRTIGRLSTMNPAYVMPSLRKTLIQFLTELEHSGMGRNKEQAARMLDHLVVSAPRLIRPYMEPILKVLVPKLKEPESNPGVILAILRAIGDLAEVNGAEMQQWMPELLCILLEMLVDASSPEKRGVALWVLGQLVGSTGHVVKPYMQYPSLLDVLINFLKTEQQLIIRRETIRVLGLLGALDPYKHKMNLGQIDSQLDTLTSMADTKSETENTQDLTTSEMLVNMSSSTLEEYYPAIAIATLMRIIRDPTLSQHHTMVVQAVTFIFKSLGIKCVPYISQVMPSFLNVVRTADVNFREFLFQQLAVLIAIVKQHIRNYLDDIFNLIKEFWTVNSPLQSTLILLVEHIAVALGAEFKIYLPQLMPQILRVLTHDTSKDRWVTVKLLQALQKFGNNLDNYLHLVLPPIVKLFHATDCPITVNKVALETVDHLADTLDFTDFASRIVHPLVRTLDQCPELRNTAMDTLCALVIQLGKKYQIFILLVQKVMTKHKIVNSRYDVLIDKILTETTVADGEDYLLMRHRHARNKNRDLSLTPSDTTTIKRLHVSASNLQKAWTATRRVSKDDWLEWLRSLSIGLLKESPSPALRSCWALAQTYSQLPRDLFNAAFVSCWTELDDTYKAELIQTLQQALMVPDLPEITQTILNLAEFMEHCDKGPLPLDNKILGERAMHCRAYAKALHYKEDEFHKSRNSNVFESLISINNKLQQKEAAEGLLEYVMNQNNQQDLKVQIRWYEKLHNWDKALQLYRERLESNSTDVESTLGEMRCLEALGEWGQLHDVATKQWSHQSDETKQRMARMAAAAAWGLNQWESMEKYVSLIPKDTQDGAFYRAVLAIHDEQYDIAHQLIDSARDLLDTELTAMAGESYQRAYNAMVEVQKLAELEEVIQFKLVPERRSTIKSMWWERLQGGQRIVEDWQKIIQVHTLVVSPQDDMYTWLKYASLCRKSGSLMLCHKTLVMLLGTDPSLTPDQPLPTTHPQVTFAYCKHMWVANKREEAYNQLQRFVQMSLQPTTVSVVNQEDEKQQEVRKRLLARCYLKLGEWLEALQGINEHSIPAVLSYYAAATEHDPTWYKAWHAFAYTNFETVLFYKHQQGDSNNENIPGNGTRGNLSSSQYISQFTVPAVEGFFRSINLSHGNSLQDTLRLLTLWFDYGQWPEVYEAIVEGIRLIEINTWLQVIPQLIARIDTPRALVGRCIHHLLIDIGKTHPQALVYPLTVASKSASHARKTAANKILKSMCEHSPTLVQQAMMASDELIRVAILWHELWHEGLEEASRLYFGERNVRGMFDTLEPLHAMLERGPQTLKETSFNQAYGRDLMEAQEWCRRYKASRNVRDLNQAWDLYYHVFRRISRQLPQLTSLELQYVSPKLLLCRDLELAVPGSYSPGQPIVRIASIHSSMQVITSKQRPRKLCIKGSNGKDYMFLLKGHEDLRQDERVMQLFGLVNTLLLHDPDTFRRNLTIQRYAVIPLSTNSGLIGWVPHCDTLHTLIRDYREKKKILLNIEHKIMLRMAPGYDHLMLMQKVEVFEHALEHTHGDDLSRLLWLKSPSSEVWFDRRTNYTRSLAVMSIVGYILGLGDRHPSNLMLDRLSGKILHIDFGDCFEVAMTREKFPEKIPFRLTRMLINAMEVTGIEGTYRRTCESVMSVLHRNKDSLMAVLEAFVYDPLLNWRLMDNAALKGKRSDAQGMSASSNQEHSDVLDSLTATLPKKGVPCSVENGGDTNQPEALNKKALTIITRVRDKLTGRDFSHEETLSVQRQVDLLIQQATNNENLCQCYIGWCPFW, from the exons atGTCGAGTACACTTGTACAACAATTTGTTCAGAGACTTAAATCCAGGAATGAAGAAATACGTAACAAAGCAGCTAGAGACCTGTGTCTCTATGTTAAAACAGAACTACGCGAAGCATCACAGGAAGAAATTACAGCTTTTATGGATGAATTTAATCACCACATATTTGAGATGGTATCTGGGTCAGatgtaaatgaaaaaaagggTGGGATCTTAGCCATAGTTTGCCTTATTGGAGCTGATGTAGGGAATATTAACACAAGAACTATAAGATTTGCAAATTATTTAAGGAATTTATTACCTTCTAATGATGTGGGTGTTATGGAGTTAGCTGCGAAAACAGTTGGTAAACTAGCATTAGTTTCTGGTACTTATACAGCAGAATATGTAGAATTTGAAGTAAAGCGTGCCTTTGAATGGCTTGGTGGTGATAGACATGAAGGTAAAAGACATGCTGCTGTCCTTGTCTTAAGAGAACTTGCTGTTTCTATGcctacatatttttttcaacaaGTGACACCATTTTTCGAACTCATATTTAATGCAATACGTGATCCAAAACCTGTAATAAGAGAAGGCGCTGTTGAAGCATTGAGGGCTGCTTTGGTTGTCACTGCACAGAGAGAAACAGCAAAACAAATGCACAAATCACAATGGTACAAGCAATGTTATGATGAAATTGTGTCAGGATTTGAAGAAGTGTATACCAGAGAAAGAGGAGTAAATAGAGATGATAGAATACATGGTTCACTGCTGGTATTGAATGAATTGCTAAGATGTAGTAACATTCAGTGGGAGAGAAATTATGAAACGTTAATGGAACGACTAAATTGTTCTACCCAACAAAATGAAAACGATATATTATCGTTGATGCCGCGATTAAAAACAACGATAGTGTCTAAGTGGTCTAGTTCTTCTCAAAATTCTACCAATTCTCAACAAACATTATATCCAGCACATGAATCTGCAGTATGTCGTTGTTTAATGCAAGAAAGATTAGATGATATTTATAATGATGTAATGAACCAGAGAATGTCTAGAAATCCACATATCCAACATGCTCTTATGATGTTGTTACCTAGGCTTGCAGcatttaataaagaaaaatttacgaaagATCACTTAAGAGAATCATTAACGTATCTTTTAATGACTTTACGTAGTAGAGAGAAAGATCGATATGCCGCATTTACTACAATTGGACTTATAGCAGTTGCGGTAGAAGATTCGATAAATCCCtatctttcaaaaattatgGAAGTGATCAAGAATTTGTTACCTTCTAAGGAAACGTCTACTAAAAAACGTGGAGCATCTTTGGAACCTGCAGTATTCGTTTGTATTACTTTACTCGGACATGCGGTAAAACAAGTAATAGCTGCAGATGTGAGAGATCTGTTAGAATCTATGTTACAGACTGGATTAAGTCCCATTCTTACAACATCTCTCAGGGAACTAGCTCACAGTGTACCATCATTGAAACCTGATATATCTCAAGGACTTTTACGAATGTTATCTCAAGTTTTGATGCAGAAACCCTTAAGACATCCTGGTGCACCATGGACTGCAACTAGTCCTATCTCTGGACCTCCCACTGAAGTGGATATTCCATCTACAGTTTTAGCATTGAAGACTCTTGGAACCTTTAATTTTGATGGCAATCCACTTTTACAGTTTGTAAGGCGATGTGCCGACCATTTTCTTACGTCTGAACAAGCAGAAGTTCGATTAGAGGCTGTAAGAACATGTTCACGATTGTTGCGATTAGCGTTAAATCAACCTGGACCAACAGTAACTAATACTGTCTCTACTGTTCTTGGAAAATTGTTAGTTGTGGGCATAACAGACACAGATCCTGATGTAAGACTTTGGGTTTTAGCTTCCCTAGATGACTCATTTGATATTCATTTGGCACAAGCAGAAAATCTTTCTGCATTATTTATTGCGATGAATGATGAAATGTTCGAAATAAGAGAATTAGCAATCCGCACAATCGGACGATTAAGCACGATGAATCCAGCATACGTTATGCCCTCTCTTCGTAAAACacttattcaatttttaacaGAATTAGAACACTCAGGTATGGGTCGTAACAAGGAGCAAGCTGCACGAATGTTGGATCATCTGGTCGTCAGTGCGCCAAGACTTATTCGACCATACATGGAACCCATCCTGAAAGTCCTTGTCCCAAAGTTAAAGGAACCTGAATCTAATCCTGGTGTGATTCTAGCTATACTACGTGCTATTGGTGATCTAGCGGAAGTTAATGGTGCTGAAATGCAACAATGGATGCCTGAGCTCCTCTGTATATTGCTAGAGATGCTAGTCGATGCAAGTTCTCCAGAAAAAAGGGGAGTTGCTTTATGGGTCCTTGGTCAACTAGTTGGAAGCACAGGACATGTTGTTAAACCATATATGCAATATCCTTCATTACTAGATGTATtgataaatttcttaaaaacagagcaacaattaattattagaaGAGAAACTATAAGAGTTCTTGGATTATTAGGTGCTTTGGATCCATATAAACATAAGATGAATCTTGGTCAGATTGACTCTCAATTGGATACACTCACTTCTATGGCTGATACTAAAAGTGAAACTGAAAACACACAAGATTTAACTACTAGCGAAATGTTAGTGAATATGTCCTCGTCAACTTTAGAAGAATATTATCCAGCTATCGCAATTGCAACGCTTATGAGAATTATCCGTGATCCGACGTTATCGCAGCATCATACTATGGTGGTTCAAGCTGTAACctttatatttaaaagtttAGGTATTAAATGTGTTCCATATATCTCTCAAGTGATGCCGAGCTTCCTTAATGTGGTTCGTACAGCAGATGTTAACTTTCGAGAGTTCCTGTTTCAACAACTGGCTGTCCTTATTGCCATTGTGAAGCAGcatattagaaattatttagacgatatatttaatttgattaaagaattttggaCTGTGAATAGTCCATTACAGAGCACGCTGATACTTTTAGTTGAACATATTGCTGTAGCATTAGGTgcagaatttaaaatatacttacCTCAATTGATGCCACAAATATTAAGAGTTTTAACGCATGACACAAGTAAGGATAGATGGGTCACAGTGAAGCTTCTTCAAGCACTCcaaaaatttggaaataatCTAGACAATTATCTTCATCTAGTTTTACCAccaattgtaaaattattccatgccACTGATTGCCCAATAACTGTGAACAAAGTGGCGCTTGAAACTGTTGATCATTTAGCAGATACATTGGATTTCACAGATTTTGCATCTAGAATCGTGCATCCTTTGGTACGGACTTTGGATCAGTGTCCAGAGCTACGAAATACGGCGATGGACACATTATGCGCGTTAGTGATACAATTAGGGAAAAAATATCAGATCTTTATCTTATTAGTACAGAAAGTTATGACGAAACATAAAATTGTTAATTCGCGTTACGATGTtctaattgataaaattttgaCAGAGACTACCGTTGCTGACGGCGAAGATTATCTCTTAATGAGACATCGACATGCAAGAAACAAAAATCGTGACTTATCTTTGACACCGTCTGACACGACTACGATTAAAAGATTACATGTATCCGCTTCGAATCTTCAAAAAGCCTGGACTGCAACGAGAAGAGTTTCAAAGGACGATTGGCTGGAATGGCTAAGAAGTTTGTCGATAGGTTTGCTCAAAGAATCACCGTCACCTGCATTAAGATCATGTTGGGCTCTTGCACAAACCTATTCTCAATTACCGAGAGACTTATTTAATGCTGCTTTCGTTTCCTGTTGGACTGAATTAGACGACACGTACAAAGCGGAACTTATACAAACTTTACAACAAGCATTAATGGTTCCTGATCTTCCAGAGATAACACAGACGATCTTAAACCTAGCAGAATTCATGGAACATTGTGATAAGGGGCCATTACCTttggataataaaattttgggTGAAAGAGCAATGCACTGTAGAGCTTATGCAAAGGCATTACATTATAAAGAAGACGAGTTTCACAAAAGCAGAAATAGCAATGTTTTTGAATCTTTAATTTCTATCAATAACAAACTTCAACAAAAAGAAGCTGCAGAAGGTTTACTGGAATATGTTATGAATCAAAATAATCAACAAGACTTAAAAGTGCAAATTCGTTGGTATGAAAAATTGCATAATTGGGATAAAGCTTTGCAATTGTACAGAGAAAGATTAGAAAGCAACTCTACGGATGTAGAGTCAACTCTAGGTGAAATGCGTTGTTTAGAAGCTCTTGGGGAATGGGGACAATTGCACGATGTCGCTACGAAACAGTGGTCACATCAAAGCGACGAAACCAAGCAGAGAATGGCTAGAATGGCAGCGGCTGCAGCATGGGGTTTAAATCAGTGGGAAAGTAtggaaaaatatgtctccttGATACCAAAGGATACTCAAGATGGCGCCTTTTATAGAGCTGTTTTAGCAATTCATGATGAACAATATGATATTGCTCATCAGCTAATTGATAGTGCTAGAGATTTATTAGACACAGAATTGACTGCCATGGCTGGTGAAAGTTATCAGAGAGCTTATAATGCCATGGTGGAGGTCCAGAAGTTAGCAGAACTAGAGGAAgtaatacaatttaaattgGTCCCAGAAAGAAGATCCACTATTAAATCCATGTGGTGGGAAAGGCTTCAAGGTGGGCAGAGGATAGTTGAAGACTGGCAAAAGATTATACAGGTTCACACACTGGTAGTTTCACCCCAGGATGATATGTATACATGGTTAAAATACGCTAGTCTCTGCAGGAAAAGTGGCAGTTTAATGTTATGTCACAAAACATTAGTTATGTTGCTTGGAACAGATCCTTCTTTAACTCCTGATCAGCCATTACCAACCACTCATCCTCAAGTGACATTCGCTTATTGCAAGCACATGTGGGTGGCAAATAAACGCGAAGAAGCGTACAATCAGTTGCAAAGATTTGTGCAGATGTCTTTACAACCGACGACTGTGTCGGTGGTAAATCAAGAAGATGAGAAACAACAAGAAGTAAGAAAACGATTACTTGCTAGATGTTATTTGAAGCTTGGAGAATGGTTGGAAGCTTTGCAGGGCATAAATGAACATTCTATTCCGGCGGTGCTATCTTATTATGCTGCAGCTACAGAACACGATCCTACTTGGTACAAAGCATGGCATGCTTTTGCATATACTAACTTTGAAAcggttttattttataaacatcAACAAGGCGATTCGAATAATGAGAACATTCCAGGAAACGGAACTCGCGGTAATCTTTCTAGTTCACAATACATATCTCAATTTACTGTACCAGCAGTTGAAGGGTTTTTCAGATCTATTAATCTTTCCCATGGTAATTCTTTGCAAGATACACTTCGTTTGTTGACCTTATGGTTTGATTATGGTCAGTGGCCAGAAGTGTATGAAGCTATCGTCGAAGGTATCCGTTTAATCGAAATTAATACTTGGCTACAAGTAATTCCGCAACTTATAGCAAGGATAGATACACCCAGAGCTTTAGTTGGTAGATGTATACATCATCTCTTGATAGATATTGGAAAAACACATCCTCAAGCCTTGGTCTATCCTTTGACTGTAGCGTCGAAAAGCGCCAGTCATGCCAGAAAGACTGCCGCcaataaaattcttaaaagTATGTGCGAACATAGCCCGACTCTGGTGCAACAAGCAATGATGGCTAGTGATGAATTAATCAGAGTCGCGATTCTCTGGCATGAATTGTGGCATGAAGGGCTGGAAGAAGCCAGCAGATTATATTTCGGTGAAAGAAACGTTCGGGGAATGTTTGATACGTTAGAGCCCTTACATGCAATGTTAGAGAGAGGCCCACAGACTTTAAAAGAAACATCTTTCAATCAAGCTTACGGCAGAGATTTAATGGAGGCACAAGAATGGTGTCGCAGATATAAAGCTTCGCGCAATGTCCGTGATTTGAATCAAGCTTGGGATTTGTATTATCACGTTTTTAGGAGGATATCTCGACAGTTACCGCAGCTAACTAGTTTAGAACTTCAGTATGTCAGTCCAAAATTACTTCTTTGTAGGGATTTAGAATTGGCCGTGCCAGGCAGCTATAGTCCTGGACAACCAATAGTTAGGATAGCAAGTATACATAGTTCCATGCAAGTGATAACAAGCAAACAGCGACCGCgaaaattatgtataaaaG GTAGCAATGGTAAAGATTACATGTTCCTTTTGAAAGGACATGAAGATCTCAGACAGGATGAACGAGTAATGCAATTATTTGGTCTAGTCAATACCCTCCTGTTGCATGATCCAGATACCTTTAGAAGAAATCTTACTATCCAA AGGTATGCTGTAATTCCACTATCCACAAATAGTGGTTTGATTGGTTGGGTACCACATTGTGATACATTACATACATTAATTAGAGATTacagagaaaaaaagaaaatactaCTAAACATAGAACATAAGATAATGTTAAGA ATGGCACCGGGTTATGACCATCTTATGCTCATGCAAAAGGTTGAAGTGTTCGAACATGCCCTTGAGCATACACATGGTGATGATTTGTCACGACTTCTTTGGTTAAAATCACCGTCAAGTGAAGTATGGTTTGATCGTAGAACAAATTACACTCGTTCTCTCGCTGTAATGTCTATAGTAGGATATATTCTTGGCCTTGGTGATCGACATCCATCTAATTTGATGTTGGATCGTTTAAGTGGGAAAATATTGCACATTGACTTCGGAGATTGCTTCGAAGTAGCCATGACTCGTGAGAAGTTTCCCGAGAAAATTCCGTTCCGGCTAACAAGAATGTTAATCAATGCAATGGAAGTAACGGGAATCGAGGGCACGTACAGAAGAACTTGTGAATCAGTAATGTCAGTCTTACATCGTAACAAAGATAGTTTGATGGCAGTGCTAGAAGCGTTTGTTTATGATCCTTTGTTAAACTGGCGGTTGATGGACAATGCCGCATTAAAAGGTAAAAGATCTGATGCCCAAGGAATGAGTGCCAGTAGTAATCAAGAGCACAGCGATGTATTAGATTCTCTTACCGCCACATTACCAAAGAAAGGAGTACCATGTAGCGTTGAAAATGGAG GTGATACTAATCAACCAGAAGCATTGAACAAAAAAGCTCTTACCATCATAACAAGAGTAAGGGATAAATTAACTGGACGTGATTTCTCTCACGAAGAAACACTGAGTGTCCAACGCCAAGTTGATCTTTTAATTCAGCAAGCTACTAATAACGAGAATTTGTGTCAATGTTACATTGGATg GTGCCCTTTCTGGTAA
- the LOC126863618 gene encoding ATP-binding cassette sub-family B member 10, mitochondrial: MVLVWRLFTRSISSQRIKFRKSMVTHKQLFYTCLTPSIRFSRKSPIFSILRCHTTNAIKTKSLNSTVRFTTKKRETSELKNLIVLAVPEKWRLFGAITFLLISSTITMVVPFSLGKLIDIIYASDKEDTKKNLNQLCIILFGVFVIGALCNFCRIYLMSTTGHRITQSLRKQLYAAILRQEIAVFDKCNTGEFVGRLSGDTQLVSQALTSNISDGLRSTFMSICGISMMLYASPKLAIIGLTIVPPVAGLAIVCGRYLKKISKDMQNNLAELNTIAEERISNIRTVKAFSKEINESNYYNSQLDNVLKICYKESLCRGIFFGLTGFSGNVIILSVLYYGGAMISDSSLTVGSLSAFLMYAVYVAISLNGLSSFYSELNKALGANMRLAELIEREPTIPIQGGKILEKQLSGDIEFQNVNFAYPTRRNTWVLKNFSLKIPPCMVIAIVGASGSGKSTIASLLLRLYDPNLGSILLDKHDLQSLNPAWVRSQISIVSQEPILFSGTIRENILYGAIDSVKHDVEEVAKYAHVLEFTKNMPDGLDTLVGERGITLSGGQRQRVAIARALIKEPKILILDEATSALDAESEHYVQKALEKAVQGRTVLTIAHRLSTIKNADKVIVLKEGQVTETGTYKELVSLKDSYFHKLVQHQTFA, translated from the exons ATGGTACTCGTTTGGAGGTTATTTACAAGAAGCATTTCTTcacaaagaataaaatttcgcAAATCAATGGTCACACATAAACAGTTATTTTATACGTGTTTAACGCCATCAATCAGATTTAGTAGAAAGAGCcctatattttcaattttaagatGTCATACAACGAATGCTATAAAAACCAAAAGTTTAAACTCTACAGTACGATTTACCacaaaaaaaagagaaacgtcagaattaaaaaatttaattgtcCTAGCAGTACCTGAGAAATGGAGGTTATTCGGTGCTATTacctttttattaatttcatctaCTATAACAATGGTAGTACCATTTTCTTTAGgaaaattaattgatattatttatgcAAGTGACAAAGAAGATACGAAGAAAAACCTTAATCAATTGTGCATTATTTTGTTTGGAGTATTTGTTATTGGAGCTCTATGCAATTTCtgcagaatatatttaatgtcTACTACTGGACATAGGATTACGCAGTCTTTAAGAAAACAATTGTATGCTGCCATTCTTCGACAAGAAATAGCAGTTTTTGATAAATGTAATACAGGAGAATTTGTTGGTCGATTGTCTG GAGATACACAACTTGTTAGCCAAGCATTAACAAGTAACATATCAGATGGATTACGTTCTACTTTTATGAGTATTTGTGGGATATCAATGATGCTTTATGCTTCGCCTAAATTGGCCATAATTGGTCTAACTATCGTGCCACCAGTTGCAGGTTTAGCCATAGTATGTGGTCGCTATTTAAAGAAGATTTCTAAAGACATGCAAAATAATTTAGCAGAACTAAATACAATTGCTGAAGAGAGAATTAGCAATATAAGAACAGTAAAAGCTTtttcaaaagaaataaatgaatccaattattataattctcAGCTAGACAATGTgcttaaaatttgttataagGAAAGTTTATGCAGAGGGATATTTTTTGGATTAACTGGTTTTTCTGGAAATGTGATTATCTtgtctgttttatattatggTGGGGCTATGATTTCCGATTCCTCTCTTACAGTTGGAAGCTTAAGCGCATTCTTAATGTATGCAGTGTATGTTGCAATATCTTTAAATGGCTTATCTTCATTTTATAGTGAATTAAATAAAGCATTAGGCGCAAATATGCGTTTAGCTGAATTGATTGAAAGAGAGCCAACAATACCAATTCAAGGTGGTAAAATTCTGGAAAAGCAGTTATCCGGTGATATTGAATTCCAAAATGTCAATTTTGCTTATCCTACAAGAAGAAATACATGGGTTTTGAAAAACTTCAGTTTAAAAATCCCACCATGTATGGTAATTGCTATCGTTGGAGCATCAGGTTCTGGAAAGTCTACAATAGCTTCACTCTTATTGAGACTTTATGATCCCAATTTAGGATCTATACTTTTGGACAAACATGATCTTCAATCTCTTAACCCAGCATGGGTGAGATCACAGATCAGTATAGTTTCTCAGGAACCTATTCTCTTTAGTGGTACAATAAGAGAGAACATATTATATGGAGCAATAGATTCAGTAAAACATGATGTAGAAGAAGTTGCAAAATATGCACACGTTTtagaatttacaaaaaatatgcCAGATGGTTTAGATACATTAGTTGGAGAACGGGGTATTACTCTTAGTGGTGGACAAAGGCAAAGAGTTGCTATCGCTAGGGCTTTAATAAAG GAGCCTAAAATCTTAATCTTGGATGAAGCTACAAGTGCATTAGATGCAGAGAGTGAACATTATGTACAGAAAGCTTTAGAAAAAGCTGTTCAAGGACGGACAGTTCTAACCATAGCTCACAGATTAAGTACAATAAAAAATGCAGATAAAGTCATTGTTTTGAAAGAAGGGCAAGTAACGGAAACGGGAACTTATAAAGAACTTGTGAGCTTAAAGGACAGTTATTTTCATAAGTTAGTTCAACATCAAACCTTTGCTTAA